The Streptomyces achromogenes genome window below encodes:
- a CDS encoding CD225/dispanin family protein yields the protein MAGKKREPSSGENWGPDPLNQEGQEPPQEPNRPPDFSQRPTLQRPPPESYMTPAILVTLLCFLPTGIAAIVFASQVSAKNTSGDYEGAVQSSRKARILVLVSVGVGVVFWLFMIIAVSASDSSAAIMPGP from the coding sequence ATGGCAGGCAAGAAGCGTGAACCGTCGAGCGGGGAGAACTGGGGGCCGGACCCTCTGAACCAGGAAGGCCAGGAACCCCCTCAAGAGCCGAACAGGCCCCCCGACTTCAGCCAACGCCCCACCCTGCAAAGGCCGCCGCCCGAGTCCTACATGACGCCGGCCATCCTCGTCACACTCCTGTGCTTCCTGCCGACCGGGATAGCAGCCATCGTCTTCGCCTCACAGGTCTCGGCCAAGAACACCTCAGGCGACTACGAGGGAGCCGTGCAGTCCTCACGGAAGGCTCGGATCCTGGTCCTCGTGAGTGTGGGGGTCGGAGTCGTGTTCTGGCTGTTCATGATCATAGCGGTGAGCGCCTCGGACAGCTCCGCGGCCATCATGCCTGGGCCATGA
- a CDS encoding CHAT domain-containing protein translates to MESLPFRLEIIETDTEWIIGCSSELGEASLRVPPPYSGGELESALRRVEKSLERSYTMNIVRGASASAPERSVREFGSVLTRTVLRDRILTQFDRCRIRAKEQGKSLRVLLRSDGPRVGSIPWEYMVDPSRDDYLALHVPVVRNLRLMDPVKPMDLSLPLRVLGISALPADLPPLDARRERERIAEVLRQESSENVDVNWLPGDRYQDLKSALLTDTWHVLHCVCHGGFDDGCAEGYIQLTGDDGSAMRVHASALRRLPHSPQLRLVVLNACESAVSGSDDVFTSTAAALVASGVPAVVAMQYEITDRAAFTFASSFYERVAEGLPVDRAVTLARDDVKVRLGTLEWATPVLFLASDTVQIFAPPKVPLDKKPRQSTEPTPEASAVVAEVGPCGHVALGPGNLAAAACDDGVIRVVETAKGKLVAQCLAVQREKPVRIAWSPWRRHLASRYQDGTVVLWDLKTEMPVRVMTAEGQGEGVAFSSDGHWLAVTAGNHLHVYDAHGARVRDLTVCSPKQAALWAAGQNAPLGPVCFAPGDRHIVAACGDGRLRQLNVRGLPVMEWPHPQPIVSLAATNGLLATGCLDGRVRLWTWDGDLLWRTQPKRPAQQLAFATGRSAVATAHQRGKVSIRNVHTGRGTSVTRLASRPVGLAFLDDGEGLVTATRTGVVQRWELPDWMAE, encoded by the coding sequence ATGGAGAGCCTACCGTTTCGGCTCGAAATTATTGAAACCGATACCGAGTGGATTATCGGCTGCTCCTCCGAGCTGGGTGAAGCGAGTCTGCGGGTCCCGCCGCCGTATTCGGGAGGCGAACTGGAATCGGCCTTGCGCAGGGTGGAGAAGTCCCTGGAGAGGTCATACACGATGAACATCGTGCGTGGTGCGTCGGCATCGGCGCCGGAGAGGTCCGTCCGAGAATTCGGAAGTGTCCTCACCAGGACGGTCCTGCGAGATAGAATACTCACCCAGTTCGACCGGTGCCGAATACGGGCGAAAGAGCAAGGGAAGTCTCTTCGGGTATTGCTGCGCTCGGACGGCCCCCGGGTGGGAAGTATTCCGTGGGAGTACATGGTCGATCCGTCCCGTGATGACTATCTGGCCCTTCACGTGCCGGTCGTGCGGAACCTGCGGCTCATGGATCCCGTCAAGCCGATGGACCTTTCGCTCCCGCTTCGTGTGCTCGGCATCTCGGCACTCCCGGCCGATCTTCCCCCGCTGGATGCGCGACGGGAGAGAGAGCGTATCGCGGAGGTCCTCCGGCAGGAGAGTTCCGAGAACGTCGACGTGAACTGGCTTCCCGGCGACCGGTACCAAGATCTCAAGAGCGCGTTGCTCACCGATACCTGGCATGTTCTCCACTGCGTCTGCCACGGCGGATTCGACGACGGATGCGCCGAGGGATACATCCAACTCACCGGGGACGACGGGTCGGCGATGCGCGTCCACGCGAGTGCCCTCAGACGATTGCCGCACAGTCCCCAACTGCGTCTGGTCGTGCTGAACGCCTGTGAGTCCGCGGTGAGCGGATCGGACGACGTCTTCACGAGCACGGCCGCCGCCCTCGTGGCCTCGGGAGTGCCGGCCGTGGTCGCGATGCAGTACGAGATCACCGACCGGGCGGCGTTCACGTTCGCGTCCTCGTTCTACGAGCGGGTCGCCGAAGGACTTCCGGTCGACCGGGCGGTGACGCTCGCCCGAGATGACGTCAAAGTGCGTCTGGGCACCCTGGAGTGGGCCACCCCGGTGCTGTTCCTCGCCTCCGACACGGTACAGATCTTCGCTCCGCCCAAAGTGCCGCTGGACAAGAAGCCACGACAGTCGACCGAACCGACACCCGAAGCCAGCGCCGTGGTCGCCGAGGTCGGCCCCTGCGGGCATGTGGCACTCGGGCCGGGGAACCTGGCGGCCGCGGCCTGCGACGACGGAGTCATCAGGGTCGTCGAAACCGCGAAGGGGAAACTGGTCGCCCAGTGCCTCGCGGTGCAGCGCGAGAAGCCGGTGCGTATCGCCTGGAGTCCCTGGCGACGGCACCTCGCAAGCCGGTACCAGGACGGCACCGTCGTCCTGTGGGACCTCAAGACCGAGATGCCCGTGCGCGTCATGACGGCAGAGGGGCAGGGCGAAGGCGTCGCCTTCAGCTCGGACGGCCACTGGCTCGCGGTGACCGCGGGAAATCACCTCCACGTCTACGACGCGCACGGCGCACGGGTGCGGGACCTGACGGTGTGTTCGCCGAAACAGGCAGCACTCTGGGCGGCGGGGCAGAACGCCCCGCTCGGGCCCGTCTGCTTCGCACCAGGCGACCGGCACATAGTCGCTGCCTGCGGAGACGGCCGGCTGAGACAGCTGAACGTGCGGGGGCTGCCCGTCATGGAATGGCCGCATCCCCAGCCCATCGTCAGCCTCGCCGCCACGAACGGCCTTCTCGCCACAGGCTGCCTGGACGGCCGGGTGCGCCTGTGGACCTGGGACGGCGACCTGCTCTGGCGCACCCAACCCAAGCGCCCCGCGCAGCAACTCGCGTTCGCCACCGGTCGTTCCGCGGTCGCGACGGCACATCAGCGAGGGAAGGTGTCCATCCGGAACGTGCACACCGGAAGGGGCACGTCCGTGACGAGACTGGCAAGCCGGCCCGTAGGCCTCGCGTTCCTCGACGACGGCGAGGGACTCGTCACCGCCACCCGCACGGGCGTGGTCCAGCGATGGGAACTGCCTGACTGGATGGCCGAATAA
- a CDS encoding bifunctional glycosyltransferase 87/phosphatase PAP2 family protein, translated as MANAEHGGRTTEPLAPAAGRTDPAGARLRAARLGLWLVAAFLAVRQVAVVLGTPRGERLTDLETWAGPDGVLHVNGSLYDSTRFTGTPFGGLVLKPLTRAAEQALGWGWTFGTLLLVVALGVIAARNLPRPLGRRTSLLAAPVATSLLMLSLPVRNAFWLGQTSIIPVLLVVLGCFVARDWRSAGVLIGVAAALQPAVLLFAALLWFTGRRRAAAASGAAFAGVTLLTWASMPRDSYIYWVHHLAGAGLGGEADALANQSLHGALLRFGLSGPLEIGLFLSLGAAVAVLGVRRAVRYARDGQLLLAVAVTGCAAIAVSPATWQHQLLWVLPAVVGRVGRRACDRHVWPVAVIVVMTLPGAMALPHMAALYPLRDNAVLLTAVAAATVVPFLPRTSPCYRTPIPAEHAPPVPARFRRVQLLPFLKRVLTRPNLLLELLLIRVTYAAYQQVRLAATGGTNSGGRARAETHGQQILDIERFLHLDVERAVNHWAAGVGRLRDFFDFYYTSFHFAVPLTVLAALYVRRPADYRWARASLGFATLLALVGFWLYPLAPPRLMPGLGVIDTVHGVQDFSKPDYGTLTALTNQYAAMPSLHFGWSLWCGMVIAIVARRRWVKALGLLHPLLTASSIVTTGNHWVLDAAGGAAVVLAGFGLSYLLTGPRAQTVTAARTTGAAAAAGSAAAGSGVREETAESASAPRKDPARR; from the coding sequence GTGGCGAATGCGGAACACGGCGGGCGGACGACGGAACCCCTCGCACCGGCGGCCGGCAGAACCGACCCGGCCGGGGCGCGTCTGCGCGCCGCCCGCCTCGGCCTCTGGCTGGTGGCGGCCTTCCTCGCCGTACGCCAGGTGGCCGTCGTCCTCGGCACCCCGCGCGGAGAACGGCTGACGGACCTGGAGACCTGGGCCGGACCCGACGGCGTGCTGCACGTCAACGGCTCGCTCTACGACTCCACGCGCTTCACCGGCACCCCCTTCGGCGGGCTGGTCCTCAAGCCCCTCACCCGGGCGGCCGAACAGGCCCTCGGCTGGGGCTGGACCTTCGGCACGCTGCTGCTGGTCGTCGCCCTCGGCGTGATCGCCGCCCGCAACCTGCCCCGGCCGCTCGGCAGACGGACCTCGCTGCTCGCCGCACCGGTCGCGACCAGCCTGCTCATGCTGTCGCTGCCCGTGCGCAACGCGTTCTGGCTCGGCCAGACCAGCATCATCCCGGTCCTCCTCGTCGTTCTCGGCTGTTTCGTCGCCCGGGACTGGCGGTCCGCCGGCGTCCTCATCGGCGTGGCCGCCGCCCTCCAGCCCGCGGTCCTGCTCTTCGCCGCCCTGCTCTGGTTCACCGGCCGCCGCCGTGCCGCGGCCGCCTCGGGGGCCGCCTTCGCCGGCGTCACGCTGCTCACCTGGGCGTCCATGCCACGCGACTCGTACATCTACTGGGTGCACCACCTGGCGGGCGCCGGCCTCGGCGGCGAGGCGGACGCCCTCGCCAACCAGTCCCTGCACGGCGCCCTGCTGCGTTTCGGCCTCTCCGGGCCGCTCGAGATCGGCCTGTTCCTGTCGCTCGGCGCGGCCGTCGCGGTCCTCGGCGTGCGGCGGGCGGTCCGCTACGCACGCGACGGCCAGCTGCTCCTCGCGGTCGCCGTGACCGGCTGCGCGGCGATCGCCGTCTCGCCCGCCACCTGGCAGCACCAGCTGCTGTGGGTGCTGCCGGCGGTGGTCGGCCGAGTCGGTAGGCGTGCCTGCGACCGCCATGTCTGGCCGGTGGCGGTCATCGTGGTGATGACGCTCCCCGGTGCCATGGCGCTGCCCCACATGGCGGCCCTGTACCCGCTGCGCGACAACGCGGTGCTGCTGACAGCGGTCGCCGCCGCCACGGTCGTCCCCTTCCTGCCGCGGACGTCCCCCTGCTACCGGACGCCGATTCCGGCCGAGCACGCCCCGCCGGTCCCCGCCCGCTTCAGGCGCGTGCAGCTGCTGCCGTTCCTCAAGCGCGTCCTGACCCGCCCCAACCTGCTCCTGGAACTGCTGCTGATCCGCGTCACGTACGCGGCCTACCAGCAGGTCCGGCTGGCGGCGACCGGCGGCACGAACTCCGGCGGACGGGCGCGCGCGGAGACGCACGGACAGCAGATCCTCGACATCGAGCGGTTCCTGCACCTCGACGTGGAGCGCGCGGTCAACCACTGGGCGGCCGGCGTCGGCCGGCTGCGGGACTTCTTCGACTTCTACTACACGTCCTTCCACTTCGCCGTCCCGCTGACCGTCCTCGCGGCGCTGTACGTGCGCCGCCCGGCCGACTACCGCTGGGCCCGCGCGTCCCTCGGCTTCGCGACCCTGCTGGCCCTGGTCGGCTTCTGGCTCTATCCGCTGGCGCCGCCCCGCCTGATGCCGGGCCTGGGCGTCATCGACACCGTCCACGGCGTCCAGGACTTCTCCAAGCCGGACTACGGCACCCTCACCGCGCTCACCAACCAGTACGCGGCGATGCCGTCCCTGCACTTCGGCTGGTCTCTGTGGTGCGGCATGGTCATCGCGATCGTCGCCCGGAGACGGTGGGTGAAGGCCCTCGGCCTGCTGCACCCGCTCCTCACCGCCTCGTCCATCGTGACCACCGGCAACCACTGGGTACTGGACGCGGCCGGCGGCGCGGCGGTGGTACTGGCCGGCTTCGGCCTTTCCTACCTGCTCACGGGCCCCCGGGCGCAGACGGTGACGGCGGCCAGGACGACGGGGGCGGCAGCGGCGGCAGGGTCGGCGGCGGCCGGGTCGGGGGTGAGGGAGGAGACGGCCGAGTCGGCGTCGGCCCCGCGGAAGGATCCTGCCCGGAGGTAG
- a CDS encoding O-methyltransferase — translation MSESQVWDAVDAYFTGRLAPDDEVMAAALRNSEAAGLPHINVTANQGKLLQILAEVQGARQILEIGTLGGYSTIWLARALPADGRLISLEYDPGHAEVAVRNIARAGLDKVVEVRVGAALESLPRLADENPPPFDLVFIDADKGNNVHYLEWALRLTSAGSLIVVDNVVRGGRVAEAHSDAEDVRGSRGAIELIGSHPRLSGTAIQTVGAKGYDGFALARVLA, via the coding sequence ATGAGCGAGTCGCAGGTCTGGGACGCCGTCGACGCCTACTTCACCGGCCGTCTCGCCCCGGACGACGAGGTGATGGCGGCCGCGCTGCGGAACAGCGAGGCCGCCGGGCTGCCGCACATCAACGTGACGGCGAACCAGGGCAAACTGCTGCAGATCCTCGCCGAGGTGCAGGGGGCGCGGCAGATCCTGGAGATCGGCACGCTCGGCGGTTACAGCACCATCTGGCTGGCCCGCGCGCTGCCCGCCGACGGCCGGCTGATCTCCCTGGAGTACGACCCCGGGCACGCGGAGGTCGCCGTCCGCAACATCGCCCGCGCGGGCCTCGACAAGGTGGTCGAGGTGCGGGTCGGCGCGGCGCTGGAGTCGCTGCCGCGGCTGGCGGACGAGAACCCGCCCCCGTTCGACCTGGTCTTCATCGACGCCGACAAGGGAAACAACGTCCACTATCTGGAGTGGGCGCTGAGGCTCACGAGCGCCGGCAGTCTGATCGTCGTCGACAACGTCGTCCGCGGCGGCCGGGTCGCCGAGGCGCACAGTGACGCAGAGGACGTGCGCGGCAGTCGCGGCGCGATCGAGCTGATCGGATCGCATCCGAGGCTGAGCGGCACGGCGATCCAGACGGTGGGGGCGAAGGGCTACGACGGTTTCGCACTGGCGCGCGTCCTGGCGTAG
- a CDS encoding DnaJ family domain-containing protein — protein sequence MTERKPPGVPFESWVDKQIRDAERRGEFDRLPGAGKPLPAVTDTSYDELWWIKRKLAREGLSVLPPTLALRKEAEDALAAAYAAPSERLVRKIITDVNVKLRDMMFKPPPGPPLGMKPYDVETVVQQWRERRAAAEDVPRD from the coding sequence ATGACCGAGCGAAAGCCACCGGGTGTCCCGTTCGAGTCCTGGGTCGACAAGCAGATCCGCGACGCCGAGCGGCGCGGCGAGTTCGACCGACTGCCGGGCGCGGGAAAGCCGTTGCCTGCCGTTACCGACACCTCCTACGACGAACTCTGGTGGATCAAGCGGAAGTTGGCCCGGGAGGGCCTCTCCGTGCTGCCGCCGACCCTCGCCCTGCGCAAGGAGGCGGAGGACGCGCTCGCGGCCGCCTACGCGGCGCCGTCGGAGCGCCTCGTCCGGAAGATCATCACGGACGTCAACGTGAAGCTGCGCGACATGATGTTCAAGCCGCCGCCCGGCCCCCCGCTGGGCATGAAGCCGTACGACGTCGAAACGGTCGTACAGCAGTGGCGGGAGCGCCGGGCGGCGGCCGAGGACGTGCCGCGGGACTGA
- a CDS encoding GNAT family N-acetyltransferase produces the protein MTTPTPSPGSTPTPTPSSAPAPSPAAAPWTIAPEPFDSPDAVALWRAYYTEVSDRYYLLHEGRRTAPAELDREIAAHTGAELSPPAGQLLVGRYGGEPAGTAGVRLLDASTAELTRVFVREGVRGRGGAPLLVRAAEGAARALGADRLVLDTRADLVEARALYTRLGYTETEPYNDAPYADHWFEKTLSPQLS, from the coding sequence ATGACGACCCCGACACCGTCCCCCGGCTCGACCCCGACCCCAACCCCCAGCTCGGCCCCGGCCCCCTCCCCGGCAGCGGCGCCGTGGACCATCGCCCCCGAGCCCTTCGACTCCCCCGACGCCGTGGCGCTCTGGCGGGCGTACTACACCGAAGTCAGCGACCGCTACTACCTGTTGCACGAGGGGCGCCGCACCGCACCCGCCGAGCTGGACCGGGAGATCGCCGCCCACACCGGCGCCGAACTCTCGCCGCCCGCCGGGCAGTTGCTGGTGGGCCGGTACGGCGGCGAACCGGCGGGCACCGCGGGCGTAAGGCTGCTGGACGCGTCGACCGCCGAGCTCACCCGGGTCTTCGTGCGGGAGGGTGTGCGCGGCAGGGGCGGCGCTCCGCTGCTCGTCCGGGCAGCCGAGGGCGCCGCCCGCGCTCTCGGCGCGGACCGGCTGGTGCTCGACACCCGCGCCGACCTGGTCGAGGCCCGCGCCCTGTACACCCGGCTGGGATACACCGAGACCGAGCCGTACAACGACGCCCCCTACGCCGACCACTGGTTCGAGAAGACCCTCTCGCCACAGCTCAGTTGA
- a CDS encoding MFS transporter, whose translation MALDAHSRTADPRQEHVSGNVLVSIGALLLGMLLAALDQTIVSTALPTIVSDLGGMEHLSWVVTAYLLASTAATPLWGKLGDQYGRKRLFEAAIVLFLIGSALCGMAQNMPQLIAFRALQGLGGGGLMVLSMAIVGDIVPPRDRGRYQGLFGAVFGATSVLGPLLGGLFTEHLSWRWVFYVNLPVGVVALAVIAAVLHIPRRSTKHVIDYLGTFLIASVATCLVLVASLGGTTWDWGSPQIVALVLLGALLAVAFVAVERRAAEPVLPLKLFRVRTFTLSAVISFIIGFAMFGAMTYLPTFLQVVHGVSPTMSGVHMLPMVVGMLLSSTGSGQIVSRTGRWKVFPVAGTAVTALGLLLLHRLDEHSSTAEMSVCFFVFGLGLGLVMQVLVLIVQNAVPYEDLGVATSGATFFRSIGASFGVAIFGTIFAARLGDKLADAFAGVRLPPGVSADALESDPRGIAGLPSDLRPSVLDAYASAITDVFLYAAPVAVVGFVLAWFLREDPLRASVTAPDVTETLASNPVERSSYDEVCRALSVLGTREGRREIYRTITARAGYDLVPAASWLLLRIKRYGSVEPSMVAERSSVPLPVVIEAARQIEGRGLVVRRGLDMVLTDEGRVTAERLAAAREESLAELLGDWWGPDRPTDLAQLVRELTGELCGSDREQPHDVRPVNRLN comes from the coding sequence ATGGCGTTGGACGCGCACAGCCGTACGGCGGATCCGCGTCAGGAACACGTGTCCGGAAACGTTCTCGTCTCGATCGGCGCCCTGCTGCTCGGCATGCTCCTCGCCGCCCTCGACCAGACGATCGTGTCGACCGCCCTGCCGACGATCGTCAGCGACCTCGGTGGTATGGAGCACCTGTCCTGGGTGGTCACCGCGTATCTGCTGGCGTCGACGGCCGCGACCCCGCTGTGGGGCAAACTCGGTGACCAGTACGGGCGCAAGCGGTTGTTCGAGGCGGCGATCGTCCTCTTCCTGATCGGTTCGGCGCTGTGCGGAATGGCGCAAAACATGCCGCAGTTGATCGCCTTCCGCGCGCTCCAGGGCCTGGGCGGCGGCGGGTTGATGGTCCTGTCCATGGCGATCGTCGGTGACATCGTGCCGCCGCGCGACCGGGGCCGCTACCAGGGCCTGTTCGGCGCGGTGTTCGGCGCCACGAGCGTCCTCGGCCCGCTGCTGGGCGGCCTGTTCACCGAGCACCTGAGCTGGCGCTGGGTGTTCTACGTCAACCTTCCCGTCGGCGTCGTGGCCCTCGCCGTCATCGCGGCCGTGCTGCACATCCCGCGCAGGTCGACGAAACACGTCATCGACTACCTGGGCACCTTCCTCATCGCCTCCGTCGCCACCTGTCTGGTGCTGGTGGCCTCGCTCGGCGGCACCACCTGGGACTGGGGCTCGCCGCAGATCGTCGCGCTGGTGCTGCTGGGAGCCCTGCTGGCGGTCGCGTTCGTGGCCGTGGAGCGGCGGGCGGCCGAACCGGTGCTGCCGCTCAAGCTGTTCCGCGTCCGCACCTTCACCCTCTCCGCCGTGATCAGTTTCATCATCGGCTTCGCGATGTTCGGCGCGATGACCTACCTGCCGACCTTCCTGCAGGTGGTGCACGGCGTCTCGCCGACCATGTCCGGCGTGCACATGCTGCCGATGGTGGTCGGCATGCTGCTCTCCTCCACAGGGTCCGGCCAGATCGTCAGCCGCACCGGCCGCTGGAAGGTGTTCCCGGTCGCCGGCACCGCTGTCACGGCGCTCGGTCTGCTCCTCCTGCACCGGCTCGACGAGCACAGCTCCACGGCCGAGATGAGCGTCTGCTTCTTCGTCTTCGGCCTCGGCCTCGGCCTGGTCATGCAGGTGCTGGTGCTGATCGTGCAGAACGCGGTCCCCTACGAGGACCTCGGCGTCGCCACCTCCGGCGCCACCTTCTTCCGCTCCATCGGCGCCTCGTTCGGCGTCGCGATCTTCGGCACGATCTTCGCGGCCCGCCTCGGCGACAAGCTCGCCGACGCCTTCGCCGGCGTCCGCCTCCCGCCCGGGGTGTCGGCCGACGCGCTCGAGTCCGACCCGCGCGGCATCGCCGGCCTGCCGTCCGACCTGCGTCCGAGCGTCCTGGACGCGTACGCCTCCGCGATCACCGACGTCTTCCTGTACGCCGCGCCCGTCGCCGTCGTCGGCTTCGTCCTGGCCTGGTTCCTGCGGGAGGACCCGCTGCGCGCCTCGGTCACCGCCCCCGACGTCACCGAGACCCTCGCCAGCAACCCGGTGGAACGCTCCTCGTACGACGAGGTGTGCCGGGCGCTGTCCGTCCTCGGCACCCGCGAGGGCCGCCGCGAGATCTACCGGACCATCACCGCACGCGCCGGCTACGACCTCGTCCCCGCCGCGAGCTGGCTGCTGCTGCGCATCAAGCGGTACGGCAGCGTCGAGCCGTCGATGGTGGCCGAACGCAGCTCCGTCCCGCTGCCGGTGGTCATCGAGGCGGCCCGGCAGATCGAGGGACGGGGTCTCGTCGTCCGCCGGGGCCTGGACATGGTGCTGACCGACGAGGGCCGGGTGACCGCCGAACGGCTCGCCGCGGCCCGCGAGGAGTCGCTGGCCGAACTGCTCGGCGACTGGTGGGGACCGGACCGGCCCACCGACCTGGCCCAGCTGGTCAGGGAGCTGACCGGCGAGCTGTGCGGCTCGGACCGGGAGCAGCCGCACGACGTACGGCCGGTGAACCGGCTCAACTGA
- a CDS encoding peptidoglycan-binding domain-containing protein: MIDPTGRQRRTERQGLPCPECGALRAPDNTPSCACARRVSDALRDTRTAEAAAAEDFDPLRIRPYVELDEAEPDGTNGRGANGPGTTGASGVPRGTDVTMPMAAVPADATMPLRRVDPAGPPRDVTAALPTALPPAGSEPGTTDLRLFETAYAGATRAHEEPPRPRRRRLLLVATTGAVVAVVTAAGFAAGLFSYEKPTRESATPEDVRAAVPAPSVGASSASPSASRSASPSASEAPPPAPETERPSPSATPESASPSASPSTETSPATPTADASRASGPDKAADAVQNGAVGAVPLRRGDQGTEVTELQLRLKAVSFYDGEADGSFSGEVEDALRNYQRSRGATEDGLGVYGPVTRACLESETKEP; encoded by the coding sequence GTGATCGATCCGACGGGGCGGCAGAGGCGGACGGAACGGCAGGGACTGCCGTGCCCGGAGTGCGGAGCGCTCCGGGCACCCGACAACACCCCGTCCTGCGCCTGCGCCCGGCGGGTCTCCGACGCCCTGCGCGACACGCGCACGGCGGAGGCGGCCGCCGCGGAGGACTTCGATCCGTTGCGCATACGGCCATACGTGGAACTCGACGAAGCGGAACCCGACGGGACGAACGGGCGGGGCGCGAACGGGCCGGGCACGACCGGCGCGAGCGGCGTTCCCCGGGGTACCGACGTGACGATGCCGATGGCGGCGGTTCCGGCCGACGCGACGATGCCCCTGCGCCGCGTGGACCCCGCCGGCCCGCCACGGGACGTCACGGCGGCCCTGCCCACTGCGCTCCCCCCTGCGGGCTCCGAGCCCGGTACGACCGATCTACGGCTGTTCGAGACGGCTTACGCCGGTGCGACACGCGCCCACGAGGAACCCCCCCGTCCGCGCCGCCGCCGGCTCCTGCTGGTCGCGACGACCGGCGCCGTCGTCGCCGTGGTGACGGCGGCCGGGTTCGCCGCCGGGCTGTTCTCCTACGAGAAGCCGACCCGCGAGAGCGCGACCCCCGAGGACGTGCGGGCCGCTGTGCCCGCCCCGAGCGTCGGCGCGTCCTCCGCGTCGCCGTCGGCGAGCCGCTCCGCGTCCCCGTCCGCCTCCGAGGCCCCGCCGCCGGCCCCCGAGACCGAGCGCCCGTCGCCGTCCGCGACACCGGAGAGCGCCTCGCCGTCCGCGTCGCCGTCGACCGAGACGAGCCCGGCGACCCCGACCGCCGACGCCTCCCGCGCCTCGGGCCCCGACAAGGCGGCCGACGCCGTCCAGAACGGCGCCGTGGGCGCCGTCCCGCTGCGGCGCGGCGACCAGGGGACCGAGGTGACCGAACTGCAACTGCGGCTGAAGGCGGTGTCCTTCTACGACGGCGAGGCCGACGGCTCCTTCAGCGGAGAGGTCGAGGACGCCCTGCGCAACTACCAGCGGTCCCGGGGCGCGACGGAGGACGGCCTGGGCGTGTACGGCCCGGTGACCCGGGCCTGCCTGGAATCAGAGACGAAGGAGCCGTAG
- a CDS encoding HAD-IA family hydrolase, translating to MPVLTAHALLLDMDGTLVNSDAVVERIWRRWADAHGLDGDEVMKVVHGRQGHASMAVLLPGRPMRLNLEDNARMLAAETADLDGVVPVPGAPGFLASLRGVPHALVTSADVPLSTARMAAAGLELPEVCVTAESVGASKPDPEGFLKGAAELGVDPARCVVFEDSGAGIEAGRAAGMRVVGVGPRAAAHGPDAVVRDLREVRVEATGAGEAGVRIRIG from the coding sequence ATGCCGGTCCTCACCGCCCACGCCCTCCTTCTCGACATGGACGGCACCCTCGTGAACTCCGACGCCGTCGTGGAGCGGATCTGGCGGCGCTGGGCCGACGCGCACGGACTCGACGGCGACGAGGTCATGAAGGTCGTCCACGGCCGGCAGGGGCATGCCTCGATGGCCGTGCTGCTGCCCGGCCGGCCCATGCGGCTGAACCTCGAGGACAACGCGCGGATGCTGGCGGCGGAGACCGCCGACCTGGACGGCGTCGTCCCGGTGCCCGGCGCGCCCGGGTTCCTCGCCTCCCTGCGCGGCGTCCCGCACGCGCTGGTCACCTCGGCGGACGTCCCGCTGTCGACGGCCCGGATGGCCGCGGCGGGGCTGGAACTCCCCGAGGTGTGCGTGACCGCGGAGTCGGTGGGCGCGAGCAAGCCGGACCCCGAGGGCTTTCTGAAGGGCGCGGCGGAGTTGGGGGTCGACCCGGCGCGGTGCGTCGTCTTCGAGGACTCCGGCGCGGGCATCGAGGCGGGGCGGGCCGCCGGGATGCGGGTCGTCGGTGTGGGACCGCGAGCGGCGGCCCACGGGCCGGACGCGGTCGTGCGCGATCTCCGCGAGGTGCGCGTGGAGGCCACGGGTGCGGGGGAGGCGGGGGTACGGATCCGGATCGGCTGA
- a CDS encoding TMEM165/GDT1 family protein: protein MISITVTALVFGVVFLAELPDKTALAGLVLGTRYRASYVFAGIAAAFALHVTLAVAAGSVLTLLPQQIVHALTGVLFLGGAAVLLLKKDEDDEEVRRPEDQSFWKVAGAGFMLILVAEFGDLTQIMTANLAARYDDPLSVGLGAVLALWAVAGLGIVGGKALMKRVPLTLITRIAALLMLLLGVWSLWEAITG, encoded by the coding sequence TTGATCAGCATCACCGTGACGGCGCTCGTCTTCGGCGTCGTCTTCCTGGCAGAACTGCCGGACAAGACCGCCCTGGCCGGACTCGTCCTCGGCACCCGCTACCGCGCCTCGTACGTCTTCGCCGGCATCGCCGCCGCCTTCGCCCTGCACGTCACGCTCGCCGTCGCGGCGGGCAGCGTGCTCACCCTGCTGCCGCAGCAGATCGTGCACGCGCTGACCGGCGTCCTCTTCCTCGGCGGCGCGGCCGTGCTGCTGCTGAAGAAGGACGAGGACGACGAGGAGGTCCGGCGGCCGGAGGACCAGTCCTTCTGGAAGGTCGCCGGCGCGGGCTTCATGCTGATCCTCGTCGCCGAGTTCGGCGACCTCACCCAGATCATGACGGCCAACCTGGCCGCCCGCTACGACGACCCGCTCTCCGTCGGCCTGGGCGCGGTGCTGGCGCTGTGGGCGGTGGCCGGCCTCGGCATCGTCGGCGGCAAAGCCCTGATGAAGCGGGTGCCGCTGACGCTGATCACCCGGATCGCGGCCCTGTTGATGCTGCTGCTGGGCGTGTGGAGCCTCTGGGAGGCGATCACCGGCTGA